The following proteins come from a genomic window of Lachnoclostridium phytofermentans ISDg:
- a CDS encoding PI-PLC domain-containing protein yields the protein MTKRKLAIFIAALVCVILVAAHYRMFSPRPVIKSPYSMTYDVVRTSETNGSADASYSTTNASFSTYDNNFVFVSSILYKNEDVTERIDPEAVVELFSKIMSQRMVTGPYTGSYSANKLWEISLIRSNGPIHIILGQQSIEPGIELYYWYVSANKAYYKILDPDAVIEALNQMLEG from the coding sequence ATGACAAAGAGAAAGTTGGCTATATTCATTGCAGCACTAGTGTGCGTTATACTGGTAGCGGCCCATTACAGAATGTTTTCACCACGCCCCGTGATAAAAAGCCCATACAGTATGACGTATGATGTAGTCAGAACATCGGAAACCAATGGTTCTGCCGATGCAAGCTATTCAACTACCAACGCAAGCTTTTCAACTTATGACAACAATTTCGTTTTCGTCAGTTCGATTTTATACAAAAATGAGGACGTTACGGAGAGGATTGACCCAGAAGCGGTGGTGGAGTTGTTCAGTAAAATCATGTCACAGAGAATGGTTACTGGCCCTTATACAGGATCTTACAGCGCAAATAAACTGTGGGAGATTTCTCTTATCCGTTCAAATGGGCCGATACATATCATTCTAGGTCAGCAATCCATCGAACCAGGAATTGAGCTTTATTATTGGTATGTGTCCGCAAATAAGGCCTATTATAAAATACTCGACCCCGACGCGGTCATAGAAGCACTCAATCAAATGCTTGAGGGATAG
- a CDS encoding GntR family transcriptional regulator, with protein MKIIHNSLNDVTYNKIREDIMNMTLEPGTDVSVQKLSERYGVSRTPVREAVVRLQQSGLVEIYPQRKTVVSKIDIDRIHEEWFIRTTLESAVVDEFIRKCSELVTDTLQEIINKQKRYIDKDRFMEFYLKDNRFHQLIFETADESLSWQTIEDTATHYNRIRLMCGKIEGNSQKIIEEHERMVEAARKRDVEAMRAVVKEHSYYLIDQVKEMMKQYPQFFQCNNSDWINNYI; from the coding sequence TTGAAGATAATTCATAATTCATTAAATGATGTTACTTACAATAAAATAAGAGAAGATATCATGAATATGACGTTAGAACCTGGAACCGATGTGAGTGTTCAAAAATTATCGGAACGCTATGGTGTTAGTAGGACACCAGTTCGTGAGGCGGTTGTCCGTCTTCAGCAATCAGGTTTAGTGGAGATATATCCGCAAAGAAAAACCGTGGTATCTAAAATCGATATTGATCGTATTCATGAAGAGTGGTTTATCCGTACAACTTTGGAGTCTGCAGTAGTTGATGAATTTATTCGTAAATGCAGTGAGTTGGTAACAGATACTCTACAGGAAATAATTAACAAGCAAAAACGATATATAGATAAAGATCGTTTTATGGAGTTTTATTTAAAGGATAACCGTTTTCATCAGCTTATTTTTGAGACAGCAGATGAAAGCCTTTCCTGGCAGACGATTGAGGATACAGCAACTCATTATAATCGTATTCGACTGATGTGTGGAAAAATTGAAGGAAATAGTCAAAAAATCATTGAAGAACATGAGCGCATGGTAGAAGCAGCAAGAAAAAGAGATGTGGAAGCAATGCGTGCAGTTGTAAAGGAGCACTCTTATTACTTAATAGATCAGGTTAAGGAAATGATGAAACAATACCCACAATTTTTCCAATGCAATAATTCGGATTGGATAAATAACTATATTTAA
- a CDS encoding V-type ATP synthase subunit I produces MEAVNIIIGIIMVLSFFGLVWYCVKGHNLMVGFFSMSVFWVALALIGNAIAPNASMEGKKVIDVLTDVFQTGPENYGKSILVNIFFGAFFGRILIDTGIAATLIRKVVELGGDKPRVTMTLLCVVTSIIFTSMTGIGPVISIAVIVLPIMLSLGIPSPIALFSFMGSIMAGIFGNIVNFKQYQQIFATANPSYADYDYNAYFKFGIIAMVVSLIVVLVVANIFMNKKKLSHAWAATADTGNTENAPVISWISVILPVIGVVAFQIPIIFGFIISGLFALLTCGKLKGGFTNIGRLLAKQFADGAIDVAPMIGFLLTLAMFNNAAKYASPYFKILLGGIIPTSALVLCIVFALLTPLGFFRGPMNLVGCGAAILAVVVSVTAWPVQFLYPLFAITTVAPQHLDVTQSWVAWGFGYTKVSTKDYMKMSIPAGWIIGIVLCILVFFMYGHLV; encoded by the coding sequence ATGGAAGCAGTAAACATTATTATTGGTATCATCATGGTCCTATCATTTTTTGGATTAGTATGGTACTGCGTCAAGGGACATAATCTGATGGTGGGGTTCTTTTCTATGTCTGTATTTTGGGTAGCTCTTGCGCTAATTGGAAACGCAATTGCACCAAATGCATCTATGGAGGGAAAGAAAGTTATTGATGTCCTAACGGATGTATTTCAGACAGGACCAGAAAACTATGGTAAGTCAATTCTAGTTAATATTTTCTTTGGAGCATTTTTTGGACGTATCTTAATCGACACTGGTATTGCAGCAACGCTGATTCGAAAGGTTGTTGAATTAGGTGGTGATAAACCTAGAGTAACAATGACTCTATTATGTGTCGTTACATCCATAATATTTACATCTATGACAGGTATTGGACCAGTTATTTCTATCGCAGTTATTGTTTTACCAATTATGCTTTCCCTTGGGATACCATCCCCAATTGCTTTATTCTCCTTTATGGGTTCCATTATGGCAGGTATCTTTGGGAATATCGTAAACTTTAAACAATATCAACAAATTTTTGCTACTGCAAATCCAAGTTATGCAGACTACGATTACAACGCATACTTTAAATTCGGTATTATTGCTATGGTTGTTTCCTTAATTGTTGTTCTTGTCGTAGCGAACATATTTATGAACAAGAAGAAGTTATCTCATGCATGGGCTGCAACAGCAGATACCGGTAATACAGAAAACGCACCAGTAATTTCTTGGATTTCAGTTATTCTTCCAGTAATCGGTGTAGTTGCATTTCAGATTCCAATTATCTTCGGCTTTATTATTTCTGGATTATTTGCATTATTAACTTGTGGTAAACTTAAGGGTGGATTCACTAATATCGGTAGATTGCTTGCAAAGCAATTTGCAGATGGCGCTATTGATGTAGCTCCAATGATTGGTTTCTTATTAACCTTAGCGATGTTTAACAATGCAGCTAAATATGCATCTCCATACTTCAAAATATTACTTGGGGGAATTATACCAACGAGTGCCTTGGTTTTATGTATTGTATTTGCACTCTTAACTCCATTAGGATTTTTCCGTGGTCCTATGAACTTAGTTGGATGTGGAGCAGCTATCCTAGCGGTAGTAGTTTCAGTAACAGCTTGGCCAGTACAATTTTTATATCCTTTGTTTGCGATAACTACAGTAGCACCTCAGCATCTTGACGTTACTCAGTCCTGGGTTGCTTGGGGCTTTGGATATACGAAAGTATCAACGAAAGATTATATGAAGATGTCAATACCTGCTGGTTGGATTATTGGTATTGTACTCTGTATTTTAGTATTCTTTATGTATGGTCATCTAGTATAG
- a CDS encoding DUF6709 family protein, which translates to MVEELRYRFRNYNLKWIAISVIVASVLLIASKFGIIAILKGPLELSGKWNPEELEGKYVTIDVDWVMGTFAEETSTNTKTNVTTTTSLCYLGDYYDEASQYEVIYGIKVSNANKDGLERIMNEIYSGTYPSKTHKITGTFKKMDGKILQYYNETLDEEFNVAPENVIPYAIFDEEVNGMDITLVYILTAGAAIMFIVAIIGLIKLLAGNPEKYIKKFLDSNNKVSLSQLELEFSKGNLIGKKIIAGRKYTFYQSGAYMHVVDHTEFVWAYYFSRSGKYSQSLVRTFNINKKKLEINANSADSHALLQYYQETQPQMMVGYDKDLEKCYNKDFETFLGYCYNDAKAKQDADDLYF; encoded by the coding sequence ATGGTTGAAGAACTAAGATACAGGTTTAGAAATTATAATTTAAAATGGATCGCTATTAGTGTTATCGTGGCTAGTGTGCTGTTAATCGCTAGCAAATTTGGAATAATTGCTATTCTAAAAGGGCCGTTAGAGCTATCTGGTAAATGGAATCCAGAAGAGTTAGAAGGAAAATATGTGACCATAGATGTAGATTGGGTAATGGGAACATTTGCAGAAGAAACTAGTACCAATACGAAGACGAATGTAACTACAACTACAAGTTTATGTTATCTGGGAGACTACTATGACGAAGCTTCGCAATACGAAGTTATTTACGGAATTAAAGTTAGTAACGCTAATAAAGATGGATTAGAAAGAATTATGAATGAAATATATAGTGGTACATACCCATCTAAGACGCATAAAATTACAGGTACATTTAAGAAAATGGATGGAAAGATACTGCAGTACTATAATGAGACTTTAGATGAGGAATTTAATGTTGCACCAGAAAATGTCATTCCATATGCCATCTTTGATGAAGAAGTAAACGGTATGGATATTACCCTTGTTTACATTCTAACAGCAGGGGCTGCAATTATGTTTATTGTTGCAATCATTGGACTGATTAAATTACTTGCAGGAAATCCGGAAAAATACATTAAGAAGTTTTTAGATAGCAATAATAAAGTTTCTCTTTCACAGTTGGAGTTAGAGTTTAGTAAGGGAAATCTGATTGGAAAGAAGATCATTGCAGGAAGAAAGTACACGTTTTATCAATCTGGAGCCTATATGCATGTTGTAGATCATACGGAGTTTGTATGGGCATATTATTTTAGCAGAAGTGGAAAGTACTCTCAAAGCTTAGTTCGGACATTTAACATCAATAAGAAAAAGCTAGAGATTAATGCAAATAGCGCAGATTCCCATGCATTATTACAATATTATCAAGAAACCCAGCCACAAATGATGGTCGGATATGATAAGGATCTAGAAAAATGCTATAATAAAGATTTTGAGACATTTTTAGGGTATTGTTACAATGATGCGAAAGCGAAGCAAGATGCAGATGATTTATACTTTTAA
- a CDS encoding hydantoinase/oxoprolinase family protein produces the protein MSRMVRMGIDVGGTHTKAVAIDNVTHEIIGKSSVKTTHDDPRGVAAGVVKSFRNCLEENNISPEEVIFVAHSTTQATNALIEGDVAKVGIIGMAKGGLEGFLAKKQTQISNIDLGNNKEILISNCFLKTKKMTEESVEKAISDMVSDGAQVIVSSMAFGVDDAGPEKLVYEIASRSKIPTTIASDITKLYGLTRRTRTAAINASILPKMLDTATSTEGSVREAGVNVPLMIMRGDGGVMEIAEMKRRPVLTMLSGPAASVMGSLMYLRASNGVYFEVGGTTTNIGVIKNGRPAIDYSIVGGHPTYINSLDVRVLGVAGGSMVRADKNGVIDVGPRSAHIAGLDYSVFTEAEKIKGAKVEFFSPKPGDPADYVAVRLESGERVTITNSCAANVLGLVKPEHFSYGNVEAARKAIKALADYCQTTVEDIATQIMEKSYAKIEPIILALAEKYKLEKDQISLVGVGGGAASLIVYFAEKMGLKYSIPENAEVISSIGVALSMVRDVVERIIPNPTKEVIRSIKAEAMNKAIESGATPESIEIHIDIDPQTSKVTAIATGSTEVKAVDLLKACDEEEAKQIAANDLRVSTDQVVLLEKTKYFSVFGEKTENTGDATAVRILDNKGFIKVQRGRAMVVKTTAGEYLDKVKKLWDQMAVYHTELIARPDYYLCMGARVMDFSANDFEQLELLLDIELCTLEPETEIVIVAANVKQS, from the coding sequence ATGAGCAGAATGGTTAGAATGGGAATCGATGTAGGTGGAACACATACCAAAGCAGTTGCTATCGATAATGTAACCCATGAGATTATTGGTAAGTCATCCGTAAAGACGACCCATGATGACCCACGTGGAGTAGCAGCTGGCGTGGTAAAGTCTTTTAGAAATTGTTTAGAGGAGAATAATATTAGCCCTGAAGAGGTTATCTTTGTGGCACACAGCACTACACAGGCAACGAATGCGCTGATTGAAGGCGACGTTGCTAAGGTAGGAATTATAGGAATGGCCAAGGGCGGTTTAGAAGGATTTCTTGCTAAAAAACAGACACAGATCTCCAATATTGACCTTGGAAATAACAAAGAGATTCTAATATCAAATTGTTTTCTAAAGACAAAGAAAATGACGGAGGAATCCGTAGAAAAGGCTATCTCTGATATGGTATCAGATGGCGCACAGGTTATAGTATCTTCGATGGCATTTGGTGTAGATGATGCGGGACCAGAAAAATTAGTGTATGAAATAGCTTCAAGAAGTAAAATTCCGACCACGATAGCATCCGATATTACGAAGTTGTATGGTTTAACCAGAAGAACAAGAACAGCCGCAATTAATGCTAGTATCCTGCCTAAGATGCTAGATACTGCAACTTCAACTGAAGGGTCTGTAAGAGAAGCAGGCGTAAACGTTCCGTTAATGATTATGAGAGGTGACGGTGGCGTTATGGAAATAGCGGAGATGAAAAGGCGCCCTGTACTAACCATGCTTTCTGGTCCTGCTGCTTCTGTCATGGGTTCCTTAATGTATCTAAGAGCTTCCAATGGTGTTTACTTTGAAGTTGGAGGAACTACAACGAATATAGGTGTTATTAAAAACGGCAGACCTGCGATTGATTACTCTATCGTAGGAGGTCACCCTACCTACATTAATTCCTTAGATGTTCGTGTATTGGGAGTTGCAGGTGGTTCTATGGTAAGAGCAGATAAAAATGGTGTTATTGATGTGGGCCCAAGATCCGCTCATATTGCAGGATTAGATTATTCAGTATTTACCGAAGCAGAGAAAATCAAAGGTGCAAAAGTTGAGTTTTTCTCACCAAAGCCTGGTGATCCAGCGGACTACGTGGCAGTACGTCTGGAAAGTGGAGAGAGAGTTACCATTACAAATTCCTGCGCTGCAAATGTATTAGGCTTAGTAAAACCAGAACATTTCTCATATGGAAACGTAGAGGCGGCAAGAAAAGCGATAAAAGCACTCGCAGATTATTGCCAAACCACGGTAGAGGATATTGCAACTCAAATAATGGAAAAATCCTATGCTAAGATTGAGCCAATCATATTGGCATTAGCAGAAAAATATAAATTAGAAAAAGATCAAATATCACTTGTGGGTGTAGGTGGCGGTGCAGCATCATTAATTGTATACTTCGCAGAAAAGATGGGACTAAAATATAGTATACCGGAAAATGCGGAAGTAATCTCCTCAATTGGTGTGGCATTATCTATGGTAAGAGACGTAGTGGAACGTATCATCCCAAATCCTACAAAAGAGGTTATTCGCTCTATTAAGGCGGAGGCGATGAACAAAGCAATTGAAAGTGGTGCGACTCCAGAAAGTATTGAAATCCACATTGATATTGATCCACAAACCTCTAAGGTGACAGCAATTGCTACTGGTTCTACCGAAGTTAAGGCAGTAGACTTATTAAAAGCTTGTGATGAAGAGGAAGCAAAGCAGATAGCGGCAAACGACCTTCGAGTTTCAACAGACCAAGTTGTTCTCTTAGAAAAGACCAAATACTTTAGTGTCTTTGGTGAAAAAACAGAAAATACAGGGGATGCTACCGCGGTCCGTATCCTTGATAACAAAGGATTTATCAAGGTACAACGTGGACGTGCAATGGTAGTAAAAACTACAGCCGGAGAGTATCTTGATAAAGTAAAGAAGCTTTGGGATCAAATGGCAGTTTATCATACAGAATTGATCGCACGTCCAGACTATTATTTGTGTATGGGTGCACGTGTTATGGACTTTTCTGCTAACGACTTTGAGCAGTTAGAGCTACTTTTAGATATTGAATTATGTACCCTGGAACCGGAAACTGAGATAGTTATTGTAGCAGCAAATGTAAAACAGTCTTAA
- a CDS encoding DHH family phosphoesterase yields MRNRRRLSGSLRAYLRWPLLLTSLLVVMNICIYMIDRKASVVMTCFIVLYLVIALSLFFVKRPSIMGDMVRFASNYGQVQSKLLKELSLPYAVIDSTGKMLWANDEFCDIIHSERRARHAITNIFPEITNDILPLSEMDVEVHLSYGDANYKVVLRRVLIPDFEENSYYMEDETTIQNTSYLIAMYLHDETEIVGLQKENRDQRQIIGLLYIDNYEEALESVDEVRRSLLTALVDRKINKYMQSIDAVIKKIEKDKYIFVFQNKYMQQLQSNRFSILEEVRSVNIGNEMSVTISMGLGVNADTYMRGYEFARAAIDLALGRGGDQAVIKEGEKISYYGGKSVTVEKNTRVKARVKAHALREFVEAKDKIVIMGHSIGDVDSFGAAIGMYRIAKTLGKKAHIVINEVTSSVRPILSRFTNNPDYEEDMFLNSPSAIQTVDMNTLLIVVDVNRPSYTECPELLELTKTIVILDHHRQTGEAVENAVLSYIEPYASSSCEMVAEILQYIGDGLKLRQCEADAMYAGIVIDTNNFLNKTGVRTFEAAAYLRRSGADVTRIRKAFRTEMPEYITKAAAITSTEVFMDKYAFAECSSEGVDSPTVLGAQVANELLNINNMKASFVFTQFNGKIYISARSIDELNVQVVMEKLGGGGHMSVAGAQLIDCTLAEAMQKVKDVLTKMTEEGDI; encoded by the coding sequence ATGAGAAATAGAAGAAGATTAAGTGGATCCTTACGAGCTTATTTAAGATGGCCACTCTTACTTACCTCATTATTAGTGGTTATGAATATTTGCATATATATGATTGACCGTAAAGCAAGTGTAGTTATGACTTGCTTTATAGTACTGTACCTTGTAATAGCACTTTCGCTGTTTTTTGTAAAACGACCTAGTATCATGGGTGATATGGTGCGTTTTGCATCAAACTATGGTCAAGTGCAAAGTAAGCTGTTAAAGGAACTATCTCTTCCCTATGCAGTTATTGATAGTACCGGAAAGATGCTATGGGCAAACGATGAATTTTGCGATATCATTCATTCGGAACGTAGGGCACGACATGCGATCACAAATATCTTCCCAGAGATTACGAACGATATATTACCGTTAAGCGAGATGGATGTGGAAGTGCATTTGTCTTATGGTGATGCGAATTATAAGGTAGTTTTACGTCGAGTTTTGATTCCGGATTTTGAAGAAAATAGCTATTATATGGAAGACGAAACAACGATTCAAAACACTTCATATCTTATTGCAATGTACCTTCACGATGAGACAGAAATTGTAGGATTACAAAAAGAAAATCGTGATCAACGCCAAATTATTGGTCTACTATACATTGATAACTATGAAGAGGCATTAGAGAGTGTAGATGAGGTTCGTAGATCCTTATTAACAGCGCTCGTTGACCGAAAGATTAATAAGTATATGCAAAGTATCGATGCCGTAATAAAGAAGATTGAAAAAGATAAGTACATTTTTGTATTCCAAAACAAATACATGCAACAGCTTCAAAGTAATCGTTTTTCTATCTTAGAGGAAGTACGTAGTGTTAATATTGGAAATGAGATGTCAGTTACAATCAGTATGGGTCTTGGAGTGAATGCTGACACTTATATGAGAGGTTATGAATTTGCTCGTGCAGCAATTGATCTTGCCCTTGGTCGTGGTGGCGATCAAGCAGTCATTAAAGAGGGTGAGAAAATCTCTTATTATGGTGGAAAGAGCGTTACAGTTGAGAAAAACACAAGAGTAAAAGCAAGAGTAAAAGCTCATGCATTACGAGAATTTGTGGAAGCAAAAGATAAAATCGTAATTATGGGACATTCCATTGGAGATGTAGATTCCTTTGGTGCAGCGATTGGTATGTACCGAATTGCAAAAACCTTAGGGAAAAAAGCTCATATCGTAATTAACGAAGTGACAAGCTCTGTTCGCCCAATACTTTCAAGATTTACAAACAATCCGGATTATGAAGAAGATATGTTTTTGAATAGTCCGAGTGCGATACAAACAGTTGATATGAATACCCTATTGATTGTGGTAGATGTGAATAGACCTAGTTACACTGAGTGCCCTGAGTTATTGGAATTGACAAAAACAATCGTAATTCTTGATCATCACCGCCAAACAGGAGAAGCTGTTGAAAATGCAGTATTATCCTATATTGAGCCGTATGCCTCCTCTTCTTGTGAGATGGTTGCAGAGATACTACAATACATTGGAGATGGTCTAAAACTTCGTCAGTGCGAAGCAGATGCGATGTATGCAGGTATCGTAATTGATACAAACAATTTCTTAAACAAAACTGGTGTAAGAACATTTGAAGCAGCAGCATATCTTCGTCGCAGTGGTGCAGATGTTACAAGGATTCGAAAGGCGTTTCGTACCGAGATGCCGGAATATATAACAAAGGCGGCGGCAATTACTTCAACCGAAGTTTTTATGGATAAGTATGCATTTGCAGAGTGTAGCAGCGAAGGGGTTGATAGCCCAACCGTTCTTGGTGCACAGGTGGCAAATGAACTTCTTAATATTAATAACATGAAAGCCTCCTTTGTATTTACACAGTTTAATGGAAAGATTTATATAAGTGCGCGTTCCATTGATGAATTAAATGTTCAAGTAGTGATGGAAAAACTAGGAGGTGGCGGTCATATGAGTGTAGCTGGTGCACAGCTTATTGATTGCACACTTGCAGAGGCAATGCAAAAAGTAAAGGATGTATTAACAAAGATGACAGAGGAAGGAGACATATAG
- a CDS encoding MATE family efflux transporter, with protein MKNLTEGNIKKQLISFSIPIILGNIFQLTYNAVDSIIVGRFIGKDALAAVGTANPIMNIVILGITGICIGASVLMSSLFGAGKYEDLKKELSTTLLFGAFFSVIIALLGVLCSTGILKLMKVPEDILGDASIYLKIIFLGMPFTYLYNAFASALRSVGDSKTPILFLSFASVLNGVLDLIFIAGFGFGIATSALTTIFAEAASALLCIIYVNRKVSLLRLKRAELKIDRFLLKETLKHGSITALQQSCQPIGKLLIQGAINPLGVDMMAAFNAVNRVDDFAFTPEQSIASAMMTFVAQNRGAGKKERMRKGLSNGLFVEVLYWGIICIVITLFKAPIMKLFVSGEETVLINAGTTYLGYMAFFYLLPAFTNGLQGFFRGMGDMKITLVGTITQISLRVLFVFLLVPKVGMVGVAFASLIGWIGMLLVEIPYSKRYLTEKGEL; from the coding sequence ATGAAAAACCTGACCGAAGGAAATATCAAAAAACAGTTAATAAGCTTTTCTATTCCAATTATATTGGGAAACATCTTTCAATTAACCTATAATGCAGTAGATTCCATTATAGTAGGTAGATTTATTGGGAAGGATGCATTGGCGGCAGTTGGTACTGCAAATCCGATTATGAATATTGTGATTCTTGGTATCACAGGAATCTGTATCGGTGCATCTGTATTGATGAGTAGCTTGTTTGGAGCTGGAAAATACGAGGATTTAAAGAAAGAGTTATCTACAACATTATTATTTGGAGCTTTTTTCTCTGTGATTATTGCGTTACTTGGTGTTCTATGCTCAACAGGAATTTTAAAACTTATGAAGGTACCGGAAGATATCTTAGGAGATGCGTCCATCTACTTAAAAATAATATTTTTGGGTATGCCATTTACTTATCTTTATAATGCATTTGCATCGGCCCTTCGAAGCGTAGGAGATTCGAAAACGCCAATTCTATTTCTTTCGTTTGCATCGGTATTAAATGGGGTGCTAGATTTAATTTTTATCGCAGGTTTTGGTTTTGGTATTGCAACTTCTGCACTAACAACGATATTTGCAGAGGCAGCATCTGCGCTATTATGTATCATCTATGTAAATCGTAAGGTATCATTGCTTCGATTAAAAAGAGCTGAGTTAAAAATTGATCGTTTTTTACTGAAAGAAACTTTAAAACATGGATCGATAACTGCACTACAACAATCCTGTCAGCCTATTGGAAAACTTTTAATCCAAGGGGCTATCAATCCTCTAGGGGTAGATATGATGGCAGCTTTTAATGCAGTAAATCGGGTAGATGATTTTGCATTCACACCAGAGCAAAGCATAGCGAGTGCTATGATGACCTTTGTAGCCCAAAATAGAGGTGCTGGTAAAAAGGAACGAATGAGAAAGGGACTAAGTAACGGTCTATTCGTAGAAGTTTTATACTGGGGAATAATATGCATCGTTATTACATTGTTTAAGGCACCGATTATGAAGCTTTTTGTTTCGGGAGAAGAAACGGTTTTAATAAATGCTGGTACTACTTATTTGGGTTATATGGCATTTTTCTACTTACTGCCTGCATTTACGAATGGATTACAGGGATTTTTCCGAGGAATGGGAGATATGAAGATAACACTGGTTGGCACGATAACGCAGATATCTCTTCGAGTATTATTTGTTTTTCTACTTGTACCAAAGGTGGGAATGGTTGGTGTAGCATTTGCAAGTCTAATTGGGTGGATTGGTATGCTTTTGGTGGAGATTCCTTATAGTAAGAGGTACCTTACAGAGAAAGGGGAGTTGTGA
- a CDS encoding PT repeat-containing protein, translated as MKKSLCLLLSATLAFSMTACSVKKEASDVEPTTAPTATEAPTTEPTSTPTEVPDNTPTAEPTAEPTEEPTEVPTETPIATTQPTKSPEATKAPTKTPAPTKAPSKPTSTPKPTSKPKPTATPKPTKAPTATPEAPAEKKSLEDMMSTILDGVDLPMVFNTTVDKDNFPYYLGIEAIPGAEALASDGAMTTTAHSVVLLRVPSKSDVKSVAKDVEANANPRKWICVGAEKVSVSYKDDVILLVMSKTETVDAVVKNFENQ; from the coding sequence ATGAAGAAATCATTATGTTTACTACTATCAGCAACCTTAGCGTTTAGCATGACCGCTTGTTCTGTTAAAAAGGAAGCAAGTGACGTGGAGCCTACCACTGCACCAACAGCAACAGAAGCTCCTACAACGGAGCCTACTAGTACACCGACAGAAGTACCAGATAATACACCAACCGCTGAACCTACCGCAGAGCCTACGGAAGAACCTACTGAAGTACCTACGGAAACGCCAATAGCAACTACACAGCCTACAAAATCTCCAGAAGCTACGAAGGCTCCTACAAAGACACCAGCTCCTACAAAAGCTCCAAGTAAACCAACCAGTACTCCAAAGCCAACTAGTAAGCCAAAACCAACTGCTACTCCAAAGCCAACAAAGGCTCCAACTGCTACCCCAGAAGCTCCTGCAGAAAAGAAGAGCTTAGAAGATATGATGAGTACTATTCTGGACGGAGTTGATCTTCCAATGGTTTTTAATACAACCGTTGATAAAGATAATTTTCCCTATTATTTAGGTATCGAAGCAATTCCTGGGGCAGAGGCTCTTGCTTCTGATGGTGCTATGACAACTACCGCACATTCCGTCGTACTTTTACGTGTTCCAAGCAAAAGTGATGTGAAAAGTGTTGCAAAAGATGTGGAAGCAAATGCAAATCCAAGAAAATGGATTTGTGTAGGTGCTGAAAAAGTATCTGTTTCTTATAAAGACGATGTTATTTTATTAGTTATGTCTAAAACAGAAACAGTGGATGCGGTTGTTAAAAATTTTGAGAACCAATAA